The Littorina saxatilis isolate snail1 linkage group LG1, US_GU_Lsax_2.0, whole genome shotgun sequence nucleotide sequence CCGGTGACGCAGTGATTAGACGCCGATGACGTAGTCCTCAGTCATTAATGACGCACAGCTCAAACCTTCGTGACGCACGTGTCGTTGTACCCATTGCTGCGTACCgccatgtactgtttgttgGTGCAACTCCTACCATTAATGCTTGAGCTATCAGAGCCACTATTCAAACAGCGCTGAGGGCACATCAACCGCTTGAACCGAATCCTGAAGTGCTTGCCCGTCACGTAGTAGATGAAGAAGTAACAGGCCGAGTTGGACAGCGTCACCTCTTCCACGACCTTTCTCACCGTGAAGTAGGTCCAGTGCCTGTCCCAGGCGGGGTCCGTGCCCCTTTTTCCCTCTCCCATCGGGAATTCCCGCTCCAAGGAGTAGACGATGGTGGCTGGGAGCCAGGTACAGATTAGGTAGAAGGAAATGGCGAGCAGGGTCATGGTGGACGCCTGGTTCTGACCGCCGCCGGACCCACGTGGGGCCATGATGGCGGGGCCGCGCGTGGTGATGCTGCGGATCTCGCGAATGACCAGCACATTGAAGACCAGGGCGGCCAGAGGGGCGATGCCGAAGACGAACAGCTCCGTGACCCACGTCCACAGCCTGGGGAAGTCgctgttgtgcagggactcgcGGTGGTTGCACATCATGTAGTTCTCGTCGTACGTCCACAGGTAGGCCTGCGGGCAGCTGAGGAGGAAGCAGAAGCCGAGGAGGGCGAGCACGACCACCACAGCACGCCGCACGGTGCAGTACCTCTCCTTGACGAAGGGGTGGCAGACGGCGATGTAGCGCTCCACCGTGAAGCCCAGAACCAGCAGAGGGGCCAGGTACTGGGGCAGGATGTAGATGGTGTAGTACACCTCGCACGTCACGTGCCCGTCAAACGTCTTGATGCCCCAGGCGTAGTGCAGCTCGATGAAGATGTGCAGGATTAGGAAGACGGTGTGGGAGATTGACAGCGCCCCGAGGTAGATGGCCGAGGAGTTGCTCTTCCTCGTTTCCCTGCCCAGCCAGATGACCGCGCACAACGGGTTGCAGGGGATCCCGATGAAGTAGAAGATGGGCGTCATGATCCGGTCGACGGCCACACCCACGGGGGCGTTCTTGGCGTAGAAGTCCATGACGCTTTCCGCTTCCCCTACGGACTCGTtgaatgacgtcatattcaCGTCTACCGTCATGCTCACGTAAGCGTCGTCTGTCGCGGTGGACGTCATCTGAAACATTAAATATGAAACACTTGTTAACACCAGAGTGGTAACACTCACTTCAGTAAAAGATCATGCTAAACAAATATGATCACTTCAGTTTCGCTTCAATCTCTCGAAAGAAGAAAATTATGGGAGTTGTAATGACCAACAGTCTTTCAATCGACAAAATTGTGCCTGACTCTCACTACAGTTGCAGACCGctagaacacacaaacacacgacagCAGAGTTCCACGTTTATCGGCAGCAACAATTATGCAGGTGTTTCATTGATCCACGCCCAAGAGTGATTTA carries:
- the LOC138976855 gene encoding probable G-protein coupled receptor 139, whose translation is MTSTATDDAYVSMTVDVNMTSFNESVGEAESVMDFYAKNAPVGVAVDRIMTPIFYFIGIPCNPLCAVIWLGRETRKSNSSAIYLGALSISHTVFLILHIFIELHYAWGIKTFDGHVTCEVYYTIYILPQYLAPLLVLGFTVERYIAVCHPFVKERYCTVRRAVVVVLALLGFCFLLSCPQAYLWTYDENYMMCNHRESLHNSDFPRLWTWVTELFVFGIAPLAALVFNVLVIREIRSITTRGPAIMAPRGSGGGQNQASTMTLLAISFYLICTWLPATIVYSLEREFPMGEGKRGTDPAWDRHWTYFTVRKVVEEVTLSNSACYFFIYYVTGKHFRIRFKRLMCPQRCLNSGSDSSSINGRSCTNKQYMAVRSNGYNDTCVTKV